From the Ferrimicrobium acidiphilum DSM 19497 genome, one window contains:
- the lspA gene encoding signal peptidase II → MEPVRRPRLARSNWVWPLTACLATVGVDLGTTAWATTYLRSQEPSFMGGVIRLHIVYNTGAAFGLGQGHEWLVEVGEVLILTLLGFLVRNTTPSTRVGVALAIGGGVGNLLVRLTGPDGPFNSPVVDWIHLSFYPATFNLADVALRIGVVVAILGFIFDNRHQRVSERLRVLGSDREGGE, encoded by the coding sequence ATCGAGCCGGTTCGGCGACCACGCTTAGCAAGATCCAACTGGGTATGGCCACTGACTGCTTGCCTAGCCACGGTTGGCGTTGATCTCGGCACGACAGCCTGGGCTACTACATACCTACGCAGTCAAGAGCCATCCTTCATGGGTGGCGTGATCAGGTTGCATATTGTCTACAACACCGGGGCTGCTTTTGGGTTGGGCCAAGGACACGAGTGGCTAGTTGAGGTTGGAGAGGTTCTCATTCTCACACTGCTTGGGTTCCTGGTGCGCAACACGACTCCATCCACTCGAGTCGGAGTTGCCCTAGCGATTGGAGGTGGCGTTGGCAATCTGCTGGTGCGGTTAACTGGGCCTGATGGGCCCTTCAATTCTCCAGTGGTCGATTGGATCCATCTATCTTTCTATCCAGCGACCTTCAATCTCGCAGATGTTGCCCTCAGGATCGGAGTGGTAGTCGCTATTCTCGGCTTTATTTTTGATAACCGACACCAGCGTGTGTCTGAACGCCTTCGTGTTCTAGGTAGCGATCGCGAGGGTGGTGAGTAG
- the mscL gene encoding large conductance mechanosensitive channel protein MscL, whose translation MLKEFKAFLIQYNVIGLAVAVVIGAAAGALVKSLVTNIITPLVTIPGKVNFSQLAFHVGGSVFRYGQVINALISLVIIAFVVFFFIVRPLGKLQNKFQSSASPTMTCPACLSSIPLKATKCAFCTIDLPTTTSSSQPQEA comes from the coding sequence ATGCTGAAGGAGTTCAAAGCCTTTCTTATCCAATACAACGTCATTGGACTCGCGGTAGCGGTCGTCATCGGGGCTGCAGCTGGGGCACTTGTGAAGTCTTTAGTTACCAACATCATTACTCCACTGGTAACTATCCCCGGTAAAGTCAACTTTAGCCAGCTCGCATTCCACGTTGGTGGGAGTGTCTTTCGCTATGGTCAAGTAATAAATGCACTGATCTCGCTTGTGATTATCGCCTTCGTTGTCTTCTTCTTTATAGTTCGTCCACTGGGCAAGCTACAGAACAAGTTTCAGAGCTCCGCCTCGCCTACAATGACTTGTCCGGCGTGTCTGAGCAGCATCCCACTCAAGGCGACCAAGTGCGCCTTTTGTACTATTGACCTACCCACTACGACCTCCTCGAGCCAACCTCAAGAGGCTTGA